ttgtCATAAGTATCAAATGGTacaccatttgacatttcactctaaaattaaattaaacaggCATTATCATGGACACCTATGGAAGCATGTGGTACTTTTaatttatataatatttttttcttatgattatgaaatcaaaacattttctttctctaGTTAGATCTAAATAGTCGAGTAAACAGTGTTCAAGGCCTGAATGTTGACTGTGAAATTTTCTAACATCAGTGAAAGaacagaaaagagagagagagaaacactcCACCACAACAAACACTAAACAGAGAGCATGTCAAGATACTTCCTATATCTGTCTCATTTCTTGctagccaatcaaacacagcgTGGTCTgtgaagagagagaaactgtcagttttctttcatttagcAGGAAGATTTGCGCACGATGACATCTGCAGTGTTTGCCTTCATCCTGACGTGTTTGATTGTAGGAGAAACTGGTGAGTTAGGTTTTTATTTCTATCTGCTTTAAATCACTGTATGCAATGTTTGtattcagtgttttaaacattatGTTCTTTGTATTCTCATTTCAGCTCAGACAGTTGCTCTGGAGTCGCCTTCATCTGTTCATCATGAGAGACAAGAAACTGGAGAGAGTCTGACTTTACAATGTGCCTTCAGAAATCACAGTTCTTCACGATTTTATTGGTTCAAGCAACCTCTTGGAGAGAAACTGAGGCTCATCTGTTCTTTCAACCTACATGGAACCTTTAAAAGTTTTAACGGTGAGTTTAAGGACAATCCACGCTTCACACTGGACACTCAAAGCAATATAAATCACTTAACCATCTCAGATTTGCAAATGTCAGACTCTGCAATTTATCACTGCATAGGCTCCGATAGTTTCATACTACAAGTTCTAGCAACCATCACAGTCAGTGTGAAGGGTTCAGGTGTGAGCGTCCCAGCTCTGGTCCATCAGTCAGAGTCTGAAACCATCCAGCCAGGAGGCTCTGTGACTCTGAACTGTACAGTCCACACTGGGACCTGTGATGGAGAACACAGTGTTTACTGGTTCAGAAACTCTGAGGAAGCTCATCCAGGACTCATTTACACCCATGGAGGCAGGAATGATCAGTGTGAGAGGAACcctcactcacacactcacacttgtGTCTACAACTTGCCCATGAGGAGCCTGAATCTTTCTCATGCTGGGACCTACTACTGCGCTGTGGTCTCATGTGGACACATACTGTTTGGAAACGGGACCAAGCTGGACTTTGGAGGTGAGTTTCTTCATTGATGTGTCTGTGCCCCTGTTATTTACTCAAAGCCAGTTTTTACAACCAGTTTCCTCAATTTAATTTGCcattgtttgtcttttttgtgaaattatcacccatttttgacacattttaacaccCTTCATAACCGTATGCTACTAATAAACCTTGTTTCTGCTTTTAACACATTGATGCTAATTTTTGAATCCagttcaccaccttttctgcccatttgtgCCTCTCAACTCAATTTTTCCATCTGTTCATCccattttacctcatttttacATCAATTTCTGCCCCGtttgactcatttttgacactatcTACCCCTTGtaacactttttacacccaattttgcccattttaaccctttcccgCCAGATTTTGCGTCTTTTAAACCATTATaattaaaatcccatttcaccacattttctgccaatttttgtctttttctttctttctttttacccattttaattcttttttttatgaaagaaGTTTATATTTCCTAAAAAGGCTGTTTACTACAGCAGGCTTtgataatttttatttatttgcaaaaaaaaaaaaaaaaaaaaaaaaaaaaattacatggtTGTCCTAGCTTAATTTACAATGGACCAAGATCTTTCTGACTCTaggggccccagaaagctctccatccagtttttgccacttttcatatttttttttggccattttaagcTCTTTCATAACGTTTTGCTACTAATCAATtatattgtcacttttaacctgtttttgctgattttaaaatccagttcaccaccttttctgcccatttgtgcctcttaactcaattttgccacttttcaatcaAATTTTACCTCACTTTTGCgccaatttctgcctcttttgactcatttttaccactatcTACTCCTTGTCCCACTTTTTacgcccagttttgccacttgaaaccctTTTCCACCAtattttttctgccagtttttgctgccttctgacacttttaaaccattttggcCTTCATAAACCCATACTTGCTACgattaaaatcccatttcaccactgcttcagcctatttttgccactttttaaacccattttaatacCATTTTAATCAAAGAGATTTGCATTCCTTAAATGGCTTTTTATTACAAcatgctttgataagagtgattattcttcctttaaaaaaatacatggtgcagcttaactttacaatggaccaagATTGGGCCCCAAATTTGGCAGAGCCCCAGAAAACTCCTACCTTTATCCCCTCCTTATGGGCGGCCCTGATCCCACATGAGAACTCTCTAATCAGACTAAACACAGATATAAAGCTCTGAGCTCGGCTTCTTCTGTCTGACTGTACCCACAGATGAGGTGAGCTCTGGTGTCTTGGTGTATTCTCTGAGTGGAGCTTTGATATCTGCAGTTATCCTGATAGTTGTCCTGGCCTTCTTATTGTacaagatgaacaaaagaatCCACTTCTTATCTCAAGGTATGATCACTAACACTGTTAGTATCTTCCTGTTTTCACTAAGTCTTCATTCTGAATTCAAGAGTGATTTCTGTGTTTCACCATCAGAGATACAAGCAAGATTTTCAGCTCCCTCCACAACAAACATGGAGGTAAGAGGATTAGAAATATTTCGTGGCTTCTTTTCTACATATTTGAAGGTTCACTTTGTGACGGACTTTTACTCTTTGTTTTCCAGGGTAACAGAGGAGCAGACGACGTCTGTTATGCCGCTCTGAGCATTAACCTGCCCAACACATCAAGAAGACAGAGGAACACAGCCAGAGATGAATGTGTGTATTCCAGTGTGAGGCAGTAgaaatcagtgttttaatgGATGTTGGAGCAGATTTGGTGACTTTTGAGAATCAAATCTTCTGCTGCAAAGAACCTTTTTTGCTCTTGTCCGGCCATGAACCTGGACCCCCTGATCTAAGGACTGCACCAACACCAAgcaacatttgatttttagtttGATATGTAGTAAATATGTGACAGTTTAATGGTTGAGGTTTTCAGGATGAATTTGTCATGTTTTACAAAAGGAATAATAAACTGCCTTTgtacttttcatgtttttattaaataaaaggtTTGATAAATGAATCATTTACACAATTTTAGTAGGACATACACTAGCAAGGATGCAGTGACTCATTTAATGCAGACTAAGTGTGTATTATGAGATGAATGATGAGGTTTGTGGTGTTTGGCTGGTCTGGGACGAGCAATGAGGCTCTGCAGAGGGACTCAGGATGGGGGTCTGGTCTGTGTGATCTGATCTCAGACTGTGCCCAGGATTTGATATAAGGGTGAGGTGAACAGCTGAGTAGGGAGGGATGGGAAAGAGGTCACTGAAGTGGAGGGGGACGATCACTCTTTTATGAGTGCATTATTAACCCTTTGGGGTCCACGATCAACCTGGCGTGATTTCATCATCTTTGTCACattaaagcatgaaaacaaaaccacattTTGCACTGCAATCAGTCAGTGTGGAAAGTGggattttttaacctttctcagtttttgtttgatgtcaataggccaagttaaacaggaaatatgatcatttgaatttgatctaaaatttaattttacacAGCAGTTGCACCGCActgtacagcagtggttctcaacataggggttgggacccctttgagggtcatgagacactgagagggggtctccagatgccttaagaAACACTGAGAATATTTTCTAAGtaacacatttgccactttacaccaattttgccaaatttaacccattttcatcactttttcccaagaatttttgccaattttaacacatttttactacttaaaatccatttttgcccattaactCTTGTTTTTCCATCGCCTGTTCTTGCAACCTCTAaactaattcttgccactttatgcctattgttgcctctgcaGGCCCACTACTGCCCCTATAAATCCACTACTTTTTACCTACACCCATGTATGCCCATTTTCAAATGTGgtaacatttcactgttttttatgcccatttttgccactttaacccatttttggcttAATTGCTGCAAAttgtgttggatttttgacacttctaacccatttctgctactttgaAAATTCAATTTCACCTTCTTTTCCACCAattcttgtcatttttaactcatttcaaGCAATGTTGACTCTGTTTTTAATTAAAGGATTTACggtacaaataaaaaaatacatttgctgctttgataagTGTGGTTATtcttcaggttaaatataaaatatagatatcacagcttaactttatagtggaccatgattttgctgatctccATGGGTCCCCAGTTTTGCTGGGCCCCGGGAAGATC
This genomic stretch from Cheilinus undulatus linkage group 22, ASM1832078v1, whole genome shotgun sequence harbors:
- the LOC121504601 gene encoding M1-specific T cell receptor beta chain-like — encoded protein: MTSAVFAFILTCLIVGETAQTVALESPSSVHHERQETGESLTLQCAFRNHSSSRFYWFKQPLGEKLRLICSFNLHGTFKSFNGEFKDNPRFTLDTQSNINHLTISDLQMSDSAIYHCIGSDSFILQVLATITVSVKGSGVSVPALVHQSESETIQPGGSVTLNCTVHTGTCDGEHSVYWFRNSEEAHPGLIYTHGGRNDQCERNPHSHTHTCVYNLPMRSLNLSHAGTYYCAVVSCGHILFGNGTKLDFGDEVSSGVLVYSLSGALISAVILIVVLAFLLYKMNKRIHFLSQEIQARFSAPSTTNMEGNRGADDVCYAALSINLPNTSRRQRNTARDECVYSSVRQ